Proteins encoded by one window of Cyclobacteriaceae bacterium:
- a CDS encoding NAD-dependent epimerase/dehydratase family protein, protein MKKHKILIIGAGGQLGSELTQGLWNLYGKENVIATDIKDPQGILTQGNFEILDVLKQKPLFDFIKKNEITQVYHLAAVLSATGEKNPKFAWHLNMDGLVHVLDAAVEYKLDRVYWPSSIAAFGPTTPKKNTPQDTIMDPTTIYGISKFAGERWCDWYFRNKGVDVRSLRYPGLIGYKTKPGGGTTDYAVDIYFKALTDKTFECFLKEDTYLPMMYMDDAVKATLDLMEAPAEKVKIRSSYNISSMSFSPKEIAAEIKKHIPEFTISYNPDFRQAIADSWPQSIDDSAARKDWGWQHQFGLAEMTEEILTKLPELLAQEA, encoded by the coding sequence ATGAAGAAGCACAAGATTTTAATTATAGGCGCAGGCGGACAATTAGGCTCTGAACTTACACAAGGACTTTGGAACCTGTACGGAAAAGAAAATGTAATTGCCACGGATATAAAAGACCCTCAGGGTATTCTCACCCAGGGAAATTTTGAAATCCTGGATGTGTTGAAGCAAAAACCACTGTTTGATTTCATTAAGAAAAATGAAATCACGCAGGTATATCACCTCGCTGCTGTGCTTTCAGCTACAGGTGAAAAGAACCCGAAATTTGCCTGGCATTTAAATATGGATGGATTGGTTCACGTGTTGGATGCGGCTGTAGAATATAAACTCGACCGCGTGTATTGGCCCAGCTCCATTGCAGCCTTTGGCCCTACAACACCCAAAAAGAATACACCACAGGACACGATCATGGATCCTACTACGATTTACGGCATCAGTAAATTTGCCGGTGAACGTTGGTGCGATTGGTACTTCAGAAACAAAGGCGTAGATGTTCGCAGTTTGCGTTACCCCGGACTGATTGGCTACAAAACAAAACCCGGTGGTGGAACAACGGATTATGCGGTTGATATTTATTTCAAGGCTTTGACAGATAAAACGTTTGAGTGCTTCTTAAAAGAAGATACCTACCTGCCCATGATGTACATGGATGATGCGGTTAAAGCCACGCTTGATTTGATGGAAGCTCCAGCCGAAAAAGTTAAAATCCGATCCAGCTACAACATTTCTTCTATGAGCTTCTCGCCAAAAGAGATTGCAGCCGAAATAAAAAAACACATTCCTGAATTTACGATTAGCTACAACCCTGATTTTCGCCAGGCTATTGCCGACAGCTGGCCTCAATCCATTGATGATTCAGCAGCACGTAAAGATTGGGGTTGGCAACATCAGTTTGGATTGGCTGAAATGACGGAAGAGATTTTAACAAAACTTCCTGAGCTGTTGGCCCAGGAAGCTTAA
- a CDS encoding peptidoglycan DD-metalloendopeptidase family protein encodes MTAGKTILLLVILALASLSASAQKTKAQLQKEKQQNLEKIKEVEKILGETTARKKNSLGELAAVNQRIRVQENLIQSIKSEISLLDKDISENNGIIKALEDDLEKLKKEYAAMLFAAQKANNGATRLTFLFSAQSFDQLAMRLRYMQQYAERRKLQVAAITSVQAELGHQVKEIEVKRSEKNTLLDQEVAENNSLVNLKKKQNDLVRTLAKQEKSLRKDLEDTKKALATLDKKINEIIKEEMERAAREAKAKTSTSTAAVALSSSFEGNKSKFPWPASGFVSQRFGKQNHPVIKSVIIQNDGINIQTKENEKVKSIFEGEVRSVSFFQILGYAIIIGHGEYFTVYSGLKEVYVKKGQKVSTNQEIGQVLSNADGISELRFQLRKNTTALDPQAWLRN; translated from the coding sequence ATGACCGCAGGTAAGACAATACTTCTACTCGTTATACTTGCACTCGCCTCTCTTTCTGCCTCTGCGCAGAAAACAAAGGCTCAACTTCAAAAAGAAAAGCAACAGAATCTTGAGAAGATCAAAGAAGTTGAAAAAATTCTGGGGGAAACCACCGCACGCAAAAAGAATTCACTGGGTGAGCTGGCTGCCGTGAATCAACGCATTCGCGTTCAGGAAAACCTGATTCAATCCATCAAATCCGAAATTTCACTCCTGGATAAGGACATCAGTGAAAACAACGGGATTATTAAAGCCCTCGAAGATGATTTGGAGAAATTGAAAAAAGAATATGCGGCCATGTTATTTGCCGCACAAAAAGCCAACAATGGTGCCACCCGACTCACCTTTCTGTTTTCTGCTCAATCATTCGATCAACTGGCTATGCGCCTTCGCTACATGCAGCAGTATGCCGAACGAAGAAAATTACAAGTTGCGGCCATTACCAGTGTTCAGGCAGAGCTTGGGCACCAGGTAAAAGAAATTGAAGTGAAACGTTCGGAGAAAAATACCTTGTTAGATCAGGAAGTTGCTGAAAACAACAGTTTGGTGAACCTGAAGAAAAAACAAAACGACCTGGTGAGAACATTAGCAAAACAGGAAAAATCTCTTCGAAAGGATTTGGAAGACACGAAAAAAGCACTGGCTACACTCGATAAAAAAATCAACGAAATCATAAAAGAAGAAATGGAGCGGGCCGCGCGTGAAGCAAAGGCTAAAACCAGTACCAGCACTGCCGCGGTTGCTCTGTCCAGTTCATTTGAGGGTAACAAATCAAAATTTCCGTGGCCGGCATCTGGGTTCGTTTCCCAGCGGTTTGGTAAACAAAATCACCCGGTTATCAAAAGTGTCATTATTCAGAATGACGGCATCAACATCCAAACCAAAGAAAACGAAAAAGTGAAGAGCATTTTTGAAGGCGAAGTGCGATCCGTTTCCTTTTTTCAGATTCTGGGATACGCTATTATCATCGGCCATGGTGAGTACTTTACCGTGTATTCCGGCTTGAAGGAGGTGTACGTGAAAAAGGGCCAAAAAGTGAGCACCAACCAGGAAATCGGGCAGGTGCTTTCCAATGCCGATGGGATCTCGGAATTACGCTTTCAATTGCGCAAAAACACCACGGCACTCGATCCGCAGGCCTGGTTGAGGAATTGA
- the gatA gene encoding Asp-tRNA(Asn)/Glu-tRNA(Gln) amidotransferase subunit GatA has protein sequence MNAYATLREIQHDLFRGTITCEDLVRHHLSVIKHHEHLNAFLSVYETDALASASAIDQKISKGTAGKLAGLVVGLKDVLAYKDHPLQASSKMLDGFHSVYNATAVQRLLDEDAIIIGRQNCDEFGMGSSNENSAFGTVKNGTNPDRVPGGSSGGSAVAVQMGMCRISLGSDTGGSVRQPAAFCGVIGLKPTYSRISRYGLIAYASSFDCIGILGTSTEDVARVLEVIAGADAYDSTVSTLPVPKFSDDLQSASEKKYRIAYIRETIESDGLQPEIKEALQHKLKRLKQEGHTLEAIDFPLLEYSLPTYYILATAEASSNLSRYDGVRYGHRSANTTNLDSLYKKSRTEALGKEVQRRILLGTFVLSASYYDAYYTRAQKVRQLIRQRMLEIFKQHDFILLPTAPTTAFALGAKTTDPLQMYLADLYSVVANVSGIPGISVPCGKDNMGLPIGLQVLAEDFQESALLKFSDLLLKLD, from the coding sequence TTGAATGCTTACGCAACACTCCGCGAAATACAACATGATCTCTTCCGCGGCACCATCACTTGCGAAGATTTAGTCAGGCACCACCTCTCCGTTATTAAACACCACGAACACCTCAATGCTTTTTTGAGTGTGTATGAAACCGATGCGCTCGCATCTGCTTCAGCCATTGATCAGAAAATTTCCAAAGGAACAGCTGGGAAACTGGCCGGCCTTGTTGTTGGGCTAAAAGATGTACTTGCCTACAAGGATCATCCCCTTCAGGCCAGCAGTAAAATGCTGGATGGTTTTCATTCGGTATATAATGCCACGGCCGTTCAACGCTTGTTGGATGAAGATGCCATCATCATCGGGCGGCAAAATTGCGATGAATTTGGCATGGGGTCGTCCAATGAAAACTCGGCCTTTGGTACCGTGAAAAATGGCACCAACCCGGATCGTGTGCCCGGTGGATCTTCAGGCGGTTCGGCTGTTGCTGTTCAGATGGGCATGTGCCGCATCTCGCTTGGATCAGATACAGGCGGATCGGTTCGGCAGCCGGCAGCATTTTGTGGCGTTATCGGACTTAAACCAACCTACTCGCGCATTTCGCGATACGGATTAATCGCCTACGCCTCATCATTTGATTGCATTGGAATACTGGGTACATCTACCGAAGATGTGGCACGCGTGTTGGAAGTGATTGCTGGTGCTGATGCATACGACAGCACTGTTTCAACTCTACCCGTTCCAAAATTTTCAGATGACCTACAATCAGCTTCAGAAAAAAAATACCGCATTGCGTACATCCGCGAAACAATAGAATCGGATGGGTTGCAGCCGGAAATAAAAGAAGCGCTGCAGCATAAACTCAAGCGACTAAAACAGGAAGGACATACCCTTGAAGCAATCGACTTTCCTTTATTAGAATACAGTTTGCCCACCTACTACATTCTGGCCACTGCCGAAGCAAGTTCAAACCTTTCGCGTTACGATGGGGTTCGGTATGGCCACCGAAGCGCCAACACCACCAACCTGGATTCACTGTACAAGAAATCACGTACCGAAGCGCTTGGCAAAGAAGTACAGCGAAGAATTTTACTCGGAACCTTTGTGTTAAGCGCCAGCTATTACGATGCCTATTACACGCGTGCACAAAAAGTACGGCAATTGATCCGGCAGCGCATGCTTGAAATTTTCAAGCAACACGATTTCATTTTGTTGCCCACTGCCCCAACAACCGCCTTTGCATTGGGAGCAAAAACCACCGACCCGCTGCAAATGTACCTGGCCGACCTCTACTCCGTGGTGGCTAATGTTTCGGGCATTCCGGGTATTTCCGTACCTTGCGGTAAGGATAATATGGGTTTACCCATTGGTTTGCAGGTTTTGGCCGAAGATTTTCAGGAATCGGCCTTATTAAAGTTTTCCGACCTGCTGTTGAAACTGGATTGA
- a CDS encoding DUF4292 domain-containing protein, with amino-acid sequence MNKHLWLLLGIVCFVLAACSKKTTPTTERTTPKSSLAIEEIDFEYFQGRARMLLKDGTKERDVKAVIRVRKDSVIWMNFTVIGVQGGRALINKDSITIISNVDKEYYVFDYKELSQRFNFEINYNVIQSAFLGNTLMPRKESDEVEEKSLTFLLKQSSGTVDVMNYISANTMKIQKVELKESDTHNSLTINYGNFQPVGGKNFPYNATISLLYKTAAGLLNTSIIFEYNKAEVGDKELKFPFNIPKKYDRR; translated from the coding sequence ATGAATAAGCACCTTTGGCTTTTGCTCGGTATTGTTTGCTTCGTGCTGGCTGCGTGCAGCAAGAAGACAACGCCTACCACCGAACGAACTACTCCCAAATCATCATTGGCCATTGAAGAAATCGACTTTGAATACTTCCAGGGCAGAGCCCGGATGTTGTTGAAAGATGGCACCAAAGAACGCGATGTGAAGGCGGTTATTCGCGTACGCAAAGACAGTGTTATATGGATGAACTTCACGGTAATTGGGGTGCAAGGTGGTCGCGCACTGATTAATAAAGATTCCATTACCATCATCAGCAATGTAGATAAAGAGTATTACGTGTTCGACTACAAAGAACTTTCGCAGCGCTTCAACTTTGAAATTAACTACAACGTAATCCAATCTGCATTCTTAGGAAATACATTGATGCCCAGAAAAGAATCTGATGAGGTGGAGGAAAAGAGTCTTACCTTTCTGTTAAAGCAATCTTCCGGCACGGTTGACGTTATGAACTACATCAGCGCCAATACGATGAAGATTCAGAAAGTGGAGTTGAAGGAAAGTGATACACACAACTCTCTGACTATTAACTATGGCAATTTTCAGCCCGTTGGCGGAAAGAATTTTCCGTACAATGCCACCATCTCCTTGTTGTACAAAACAGCAGCCGGATTATTGAATACCTCCATTATATTTGAATACAATAAAGCCGAAGTAGGCGATAAGGAATTGAAATTCCCGTTCAATATCCCTAAAAAATATGACCGCAGGTAA
- a CDS encoding T9SS type A sorting domain-containing protein, protein MKNMLNKISAKNIGWTVLLLLAVQVSYSQNYTSVASGAWTTAANWNNTSGGGGATPSLSYTSGTINVNHNMTIASAASFGGSGFNVASGATITANANFTISNGTANINGNLNVTGNFTASNGTTNINGTVTATGNLVISGGATVNVYGTLIISGNAQLNANLRVHPGGKVVVEGSVTVVSSTYLTIGTAVAPPPYADMIIYQNLIQQGSGDVTINRNGRLAVFGDVTDSGGGGTFIRVNNGGQAYVHGDITYSGGGSNIQNNNTTNPYGLYVNGTATSTGGGGSVTANMGDQQTMEDTNPDFFTWVASQPNSPMPVTLVYFQLEVKDNNKVELIWATSMEQDFDYFEIERSTNGSDFAAIGTQAGAGYNTESLQQYSFTDVNPISGSNYYRLKAVDLDGSFEYFNIVFAQIKADKQLNIYPNPSDGRRITTQLNFEPLNHAKIQVSDLTGTVVAETIVSGIEVEVEFSTQLKPGIYLVTYYAQGFKHTERLLVRN, encoded by the coding sequence ATGAAAAATATGTTGAATAAAATTAGTGCTAAAAATATCGGCTGGACGGTCCTGCTTCTGTTAGCTGTACAGGTTTCATATAGCCAAAACTATACGTCTGTTGCCAGCGGTGCATGGACTACCGCTGCAAATTGGAACAATACATCAGGCGGGGGTGGAGCCACACCTTCTTTGTCGTACACTTCAGGTACTATCAATGTTAACCATAACATGACCATTGCCAGTGCAGCCTCTTTTGGTGGATCTGGTTTTAATGTTGCCTCGGGCGCTACTATTACCGCAAATGCCAACTTTACTATTTCAAATGGTACAGCCAATATAAATGGCAATTTGAACGTAACCGGAAACTTTACGGCCTCTAACGGAACAACCAATATTAACGGAACCGTAACGGCTACCGGCAACCTGGTCATAAGCGGTGGTGCCACTGTAAATGTGTATGGTACGCTTATCATTTCTGGTAATGCTCAACTCAATGCAAACCTGCGTGTACATCCGGGAGGAAAGGTAGTTGTGGAAGGAAGCGTAACCGTAGTAAGTTCAACTTATTTAACGATTGGAACCGCTGTAGCTCCACCTCCATATGCGGACATGATAATATATCAAAACCTCATTCAACAAGGCAGTGGTGATGTGACCATTAATCGAAACGGAAGGCTTGCCGTATTTGGTGATGTAACCGATAGTGGAGGAGGAGGAACTTTTATACGAGTTAACAACGGTGGGCAAGCATATGTACATGGCGATATTACATATTCTGGTGGCGGTAGTAACATTCAGAATAATAACACAACAAACCCATACGGTTTATATGTGAATGGAACAGCAACCTCAACCGGTGGTGGAGGATCAGTAACTGCAAACATGGGCGATCAACAAACCATGGAGGATACTAACCCGGATTTCTTTACATGGGTTGCGTCTCAACCTAACAGCCCCATGCCGGTAACGTTGGTTTATTTTCAACTTGAGGTTAAGGATAACAACAAGGTTGAACTGATTTGGGCAACATCAATGGAGCAGGATTTCGATTATTTTGAAATTGAGCGCTCAACCAACGGAAGCGACTTTGCAGCAATCGGAACCCAAGCAGGTGCAGGTTATAATACCGAGAGTCTGCAACAATATAGCTTTACTGATGTAAACCCGATCAGCGGTTCAAACTATTACCGCCTTAAGGCAGTTGATTTAGATGGATCGTTTGAATACTTCAATATTGTTTTTGCTCAAATAAAAGCGGATAAGCAACTGAACATTTATCCGAATCCTTCTGATGGAAGAAGAATAACAACCCAGTTGAACTTTGAACCATTGAATCACGCAAAAATTCAGGTGAGTGACTTAACCGGAACGGTAGTGGCCGAAACGATTGTATCCGGTATTGAGGTTGAGGTTGAGTTTTCAACACAATTGAAGCCCGGTATATACCTGGTAACCTATTATGCACAAGGCTTTAAGCATACTGAGCGCTTGCTGGTACGTAATTAA
- a CDS encoding tetratricopeptide repeat protein: MIFRKLHIALTLLFLVTTFAAVAQKKKKADPGTPGSLKAREAEFYFTEGEKYFILEDFAKALVYYQKALDILPENGTLHYKVAEVLSMGSKEDDMIRASLSIEQALKYERKNKFFYLLGASIYSNLSRYDRAAQLYETMLAEVPGTEEYLYELAAMYQYAGKPAEAINVYNRAEKFFGVNETSSTQKQRIFWEMNKMEEAIEEGEKLVNTFPDEERYAVGFAEFLSQNKEMEKAVAVLEKFIRENASAPNASMLLAGVYRDLNQEEKARQLLLSIFDNPEVEFNSKLIVLSTYNAELNQAKAKQTSDTNKENFAIELFTRLVSQFPNEVNTHILGGDLYLSLSKNTEAERHYLKAIELGEVNFEVWQNLLYLQIQREAFDAVIDNSEKALEYYPNQSMLYYFNGTAHLRQKRYKAASASLEQGKKLAASNPGMTSELNAMLGEAYNGTREYEKSDKAFDEALSFNPNNAIVLNNYSYYLALRKASLDKAEKMATLLIKNNPDNATFLDTYAWVLYTREKYREARKIMERAIATGNANATHIEHYGDILFKLNEVDLAVEQWEKAKGMLNASNENLNKKIANRKIYE, encoded by the coding sequence GTGATCTTCCGAAAACTTCATATCGCGCTTACCCTTCTGTTTTTAGTGACAACATTTGCCGCTGTTGCGCAAAAGAAAAAGAAGGCAGACCCGGGAACACCCGGAAGTTTAAAGGCACGGGAAGCTGAATTTTATTTCACGGAAGGCGAGAAATATTTCATCCTGGAAGATTTTGCCAAAGCCCTGGTGTATTATCAAAAAGCATTGGACATCCTTCCGGAAAATGGAACCCTGCATTACAAAGTTGCCGAAGTACTTTCCATGGGGAGCAAGGAGGATGACATGATCCGCGCATCCCTGAGCATTGAACAGGCCTTGAAGTACGAGCGCAAAAACAAATTTTTTTATTTGTTGGGTGCTTCCATCTACTCCAACCTCTCGCGATACGATCGTGCTGCACAGTTATACGAAACCATGCTGGCCGAAGTGCCCGGCACGGAAGAATACCTGTATGAGCTTGCCGCCATGTATCAATATGCCGGTAAACCGGCTGAGGCGATCAACGTGTACAATCGGGCAGAAAAGTTTTTTGGTGTGAATGAAACCTCATCTACCCAAAAGCAACGCATTTTCTGGGAGATGAATAAAATGGAGGAGGCCATTGAAGAGGGTGAAAAACTGGTGAACACCTTTCCGGACGAAGAGCGATATGCCGTTGGCTTTGCCGAATTTCTTTCGCAGAATAAAGAGATGGAAAAGGCGGTAGCCGTTCTGGAAAAATTTATTCGCGAAAACGCATCCGCGCCTAATGCTTCCATGTTATTGGCTGGTGTTTATCGCGACCTGAACCAGGAAGAAAAAGCTCGACAACTTTTACTGAGCATTTTCGATAACCCCGAAGTGGAGTTTAACAGTAAACTTATTGTGTTGAGCACATACAATGCGGAACTCAATCAGGCCAAAGCAAAGCAAACATCAGACACCAATAAAGAAAACTTTGCTATCGAATTGTTCACCAGGCTTGTGTCACAATTTCCCAACGAAGTTAACACCCACATCCTGGGTGGCGATCTGTATTTATCCTTATCCAAAAACACGGAGGCTGAACGTCACTACCTAAAAGCCATTGAATTGGGTGAAGTGAATTTTGAGGTTTGGCAAAACCTGCTTTACCTGCAGATACAACGCGAAGCCTTTGATGCGGTAATTGACAACTCTGAAAAAGCACTTGAATATTATCCCAACCAAAGTATGTTGTACTACTTCAATGGCACAGCACATCTTCGGCAAAAGCGCTACAAAGCTGCGAGCGCTTCGCTTGAGCAGGGCAAGAAGCTGGCCGCTTCAAACCCGGGCATGACCAGCGAGTTAAACGCCATGCTGGGCGAAGCGTACAACGGCACACGCGAATATGAAAAATCGGACAAAGCCTTTGATGAGGCACTCTCATTTAATCCAAACAATGCGATTGTTCTGAACAACTACAGTTATTATCTGGCGTTGCGTAAAGCATCGCTCGATAAGGCAGAAAAAATGGCAACATTGTTAATCAAAAATAATCCTGATAACGCCACGTTTCTGGACACCTACGCGTGGGTACTCTACACAAGGGAAAAATATCGGGAGGCCAGAAAAATTATGGAGCGTGCCATTGCTACCGGAAATGCCAATGCCACGCACATTGAACATTATGGTGATATCCTTTTTAAATTGAATGAGGTTGATCTTGCTGTGGAGCAATGGGAGAAAGCCAAGGGCATGCTGAATGCCAGTAATGAAAACCTGAACAAGAAAATTGCGAACCGGAAAATCTATGAATAA
- a CDS encoding twin-arginine translocase TatA/TatE family subunit → MNSIFLLGMPGGMEWVLIALAVLIFFGAKKIPEFARGVGRGIREFKDAVKDVKKEVDEAGKEVPKKIED, encoded by the coding sequence ATGAATTCAATTTTTTTGCTTGGAATGCCGGGTGGGATGGAATGGGTACTCATTGCACTTGCCGTTTTGATTTTCTTTGGAGCGAAAAAAATTCCTGAATTCGCACGCGGTGTTGGCCGTGGCATACGGGAATTCAAAGACGCTGTGAAGGATGTGAAAAAGGAAGTGGATGAGGCCGGAAAGGAAGTTCCGAAAAAAATAGAAGACTGA
- a CDS encoding polysaccharide biosynthesis C-terminal domain-containing protein, with amino-acid sequence MSNLKKLAGDTIIYGASSILGRLLNYLLVPYYTYVFATGEYGVVTEIYAYAAFFNVLYTYGLETAYFRFATLNKEEEPHIFNLTTSCILFSSLLLSGALMLLATPIVTYLQYPGKENFIIWFAFILAIDAILAIPFAKLRLEGKSKQFAIAKFANIGLNIGFNLFFLSLCPAISRGDVFAFLKPYIHTFYDASLGVDYVFLSNLLANAALIFFLWSVLRKLKITFQWDKLKPLLVYAYPILFAGLAWVTNEMLSRTTLRHWLPTDFYPGYTSEEVVGIFGAVYKFSVFMTLAVQAFRYAAEPFFFSRAADKNSPELFSRVSHGFILFGCIILLAVSINLDVLEHILRRPEYRTGMHVVPILLLANLFLGIYYNVSIWYKLTDKTHFSTWIAGGGALLTIVLNYILIPIAGYEGSSWVTLIVYFLMAAVCYALGQRHYPIPYPVLKDLTYIAVTILLIYVSTLISTGSFWLNMLLRFVLIVVFCGSIYLLERKQFLPGKA; translated from the coding sequence ATGAGTAACCTTAAAAAGCTCGCAGGCGATACCATAATTTACGGAGCAAGCAGTATTCTTGGCCGGTTACTCAACTACCTGTTGGTACCCTATTACACCTATGTTTTTGCCACTGGCGAATACGGTGTAGTAACCGAAATCTATGCGTATGCCGCGTTTTTCAATGTTTTATACACCTACGGACTGGAAACCGCCTATTTCCGTTTTGCTACCCTGAACAAGGAAGAAGAGCCCCACATTTTTAACCTCACCACCAGTTGCATTCTCTTCTCCAGCTTGCTTTTGTCGGGTGCGCTTATGCTGTTAGCCACGCCTATTGTTACCTACCTGCAATATCCAGGCAAGGAAAATTTCATAATCTGGTTTGCTTTTATTCTGGCCATTGATGCTATACTGGCCATTCCGTTTGCCAAACTTCGGCTGGAAGGAAAATCCAAACAGTTTGCTATTGCCAAATTCGCCAACATTGGGTTGAACATCGGGTTCAATCTTTTCTTTCTAAGCCTTTGTCCGGCCATTTCACGGGGCGATGTATTTGCTTTCCTTAAACCGTACATCCATACATTCTATGATGCGTCACTTGGCGTGGATTACGTGTTTCTCTCCAACCTGTTGGCCAATGCCGCGCTGATCTTCTTTTTGTGGAGCGTATTGCGGAAACTGAAAATCACATTTCAATGGGATAAACTCAAACCTTTGCTGGTGTACGCCTACCCTATTCTGTTTGCTGGTTTGGCGTGGGTTACCAATGAAATGCTTTCGCGTACAACTCTACGCCATTGGTTACCCACTGATTTTTATCCAGGTTATACGAGTGAAGAAGTGGTCGGGATTTTTGGAGCTGTTTATAAATTCTCCGTATTCATGACGCTGGCCGTTCAAGCTTTTCGGTATGCTGCCGAGCCCTTTTTCTTTTCGCGTGCAGCTGATAAAAACTCACCCGAATTGTTCAGCAGAGTTTCGCATGGTTTCATTCTGTTTGGTTGTATCATTTTGTTAGCCGTAAGCATCAACCTAGATGTGCTGGAACACATCCTCAGGCGACCGGAATACCGAACCGGTATGCATGTTGTGCCCATACTATTATTGGCTAATCTTTTTCTCGGCATCTATTACAACGTATCCATATGGTATAAGCTTACCGATAAAACACACTTCAGTACGTGGATTGCCGGAGGTGGAGCGTTGCTCACTATTGTGTTAAACTACATACTCATACCCATAGCGGGCTACGAAGGCAGCAGTTGGGTTACGCTCATCGTTTATTTTTTAATGGCCGCTGTTTGTTATGCTTTGGGGCAACGGCATTATCCGATTCCATACCCAGTGCTGAAAGACCTCACCTACATTGCCGTAACCATTTTGCTTATTTACGTTTCGACCTTGATCTCTACCGGCAGTTTTTGGTTAAACATGCTCCTGCGTTTTGTACTGATCGTAGTATTCTGCGGAAGCATTTACCTGCTTGAACGAAAGCAGTTTTTGCCCGGAAAGGCCTGA
- a CDS encoding T9SS type A sorting domain-containing protein, producing MNLVIASGGLLIVFGDLTLGNQMEVSSGGNIVVTGTFEKTGANNQGSYTGGGNIYAGSFDLPNGDNWVPPADQKNTGSDLLNDLPDVYEFINNGGQVLLPIELLYFISKISLNAVQLVWATSKEEGFDYFLIQHSNDGNNFSDLAMLPGAGYDTDTYKEYLYEHNNPVVGTNYYRLKAVDLDGSYEYFGPIAQVFSGARRVKVYPNPTTDDFINVDLNFNPSEGSRLAILNSQGVEVMNMTGIGPSNHIALNALRPGMYMLKFTSRELTEIRKFIVN from the coding sequence ATGAATCTTGTAATAGCCAGTGGTGGATTACTAATTGTTTTTGGTGATCTTACTCTGGGTAATCAAATGGAAGTCAGTTCTGGTGGTAATATTGTCGTTACTGGAACCTTTGAAAAGACAGGAGCAAATAATCAAGGAAGCTATACAGGAGGGGGGAATATTTATGCCGGCAGTTTTGATTTGCCAAATGGAGATAACTGGGTACCACCAGCAGATCAGAAGAATACAGGCTCTGATCTTTTAAATGATCTACCTGATGTTTATGAATTCATTAACAACGGAGGCCAAGTTCTCTTACCAATTGAATTGTTATACTTTATTTCGAAAATTTCTCTTAACGCTGTTCAATTAGTCTGGGCAACCTCAAAAGAAGAGGGATTTGATTACTTCCTGATTCAGCATTCAAATGACGGAAACAATTTTTCTGACCTGGCCATGTTGCCTGGGGCTGGTTACGATACCGACACGTATAAGGAATATTTGTATGAACACAACAACCCGGTTGTGGGTACCAACTACTACCGTTTAAAGGCAGTTGATCTGGATGGCTCCTATGAATACTTCGGACCGATCGCCCAGGTTTTCTCTGGTGCACGTAGGGTGAAGGTTTACCCGAATCCCACAACTGATGATTTTATTAATGTCGACCTGAACTTCAATCCTTCTGAAGGATCACGACTGGCCATTTTGAATAGTCAGGGTGTTGAGGTGATGAACATGACGGGTATAGGTCCGAGCAATCACATTGCATTGAACGCACTTAGACCCGGTATGTATATGCTCAAATTCACGTCCCGAGAGCTAACCGAGATTCGAAAATTCATTGTGAATTAG